In Fusarium fujikuroi IMI 58289 draft genome, chromosome FFUJ_chr08, one genomic interval encodes:
- a CDS encoding probable glucan 1,3-beta-glucosidase: protein MWLQFFLLLLYMPFSVLAVGHHHSHLHSHHKRASNSSSHDASSLDAARKLLAAGQAAMAHANRAIIANPRPNRLEVLNSTEIRKTEKAPPPLDYRNSTSKSLNARDSGNGTSKDLRYSVPEELIKAARLLSENWKPSANDLDGGYAADVQHLKDTFLYKNNDTNMMPPMLQYDSGLIKPVLEPPSAFRYSENETDVPEHVVDKDKNLHKRASSNWWMATISQRGSSPFAPSGYQVWRDVKDFGDGVADDTDAINKAISSGGRCGGGKCTGSTIYPATVYFPPGTYKVSSSIIQYYNTEMVGNPLDLPTIIAAPSFVGLGVITSNVYTGETSEWYLNQNNFLRSVRNFIIDVRPTPANAQVCAIHWQVAQGTSLENIHFYMTKFKDDPKTTQQGIYMENGSGGFLSDLYFVGGKFGAYMGNQQFTASGLYFEEAETAIQIHWDWGWTMQNIVVDNCNTGLTIVGGAGGPMSTGQGIGSLHLTDLRFHYVKVAVSTSVMSDNSTALLLSNSGFYNVDTIVKDTFKNQVLLRGGKGTVNVDTWGFGRVTSANGTTAFHNGANLDSPVRNDSLVTGGRKQFFTRRRPKYDDLGFSQILDAKAYGAKGDGKTDDTAVLKHLFSAAANMSAIVYVPFGVYIITDTVEIPVGSRVIGQAWPQIMATGSKFADALKPRVAVRVGLPGQVGVVEIQNMMMTVKGATAGAIMMEWNVHESGQGSAGLWDTHFRVGGAAGTDLTVKDCPKLSGKVNPNCVAASLMLHLTPDSSGYFENVWMWTADHDFDTADQTQVDIYVGRGMLIESKGPTWLWGTSVEHCVLYQYQLSSAQNVVMGLIQTETPYFQSFPEAPAPFKPGAFPNDPEFHNCTKTSKSCAMAWALRIIDSSAVHVLSAGLYSFFNRYDQTCLNSGRHDCQDKIFYTEQSYDVWVQNLVTLGSIEMVSPLNGVPTLGKPNRNGFASSILAWLGGSKNITGQRNFEGYRIHSENTLDIDRFPEACQNALTALVRCDNYTDEWTIPSYHGILPRDVDVESVCDQGCARSISDWRSAVDTYCGNATWHNGAAAGVLGSFVSQGINETCQIDKKTGKYCNDIIYNFTLSESIDKMPTNELCSDCYVGRLKMMQASPFSYYNRDPFYEDALKKAVKRCSLSNVPTTTKDSPFPSETSEPPFCLSEVTHTTKAGDTCDSLALKYSVSSAAIFIGNPAILNCTDMVEGVSICLPLQCKTYKLQERDTCMSVAYFAGIQQDDIRLLNPWVHELCGNLQSATNILGRVICITPPGGEYDHDVNTTNSDPAYSEYADKAVPPPSGATLATNTTEGCGRWYTVQKGDDCARVLVQYHISLPLFIQANPSVSEGSCTADLVPGRTYCVGPTKEVLTQKLKPIPPHTRFGCFAREADTTNRSVLTLADAQHVKPMSIVACQSYCLLQGWTVWGIQNGDSCFCDNQLRMDSQIIDDSKCNIHCNGNTTNSCGGKDAIEVFGDQDMLRVQYASLGCYSWSKQAIRGTTGGDTIESPDEMSVDACASLCTVTKKSDFFALWEGKLCTCGREMTPGAKTTSMDECNVACSGQLGDICGGKGVAEVFTTKTKNVVAS, encoded by the exons ATGTGGTTACAATTCTTCTTATTGTTGCTTTACATGCCCTTTTCGGTTCTTGCCGTGggtcatcatcactctcattTGCATTCTCACCACAAGCGCGCCTCCAACAGCTCGTCTCACGACGCGTCGAGCCTTGATGCTGCTCGTAAGCTCTTGGCCGCTGGGCAAGCTGCCATGGCCCATGCCAACCGCGCCATCATTGCCAACCCTCGTCCAAACCGTTTGGAAGTGCTCAACTCTACAGAAATTAGAAAGACTGAGAAGGCACCTCCACCGTTGGACTATCGCAACAGCACTTCAAAGTCACTCAATGCTAGAGATTCAGGAAATGGAACATCCAAAGATCTTCGCTATTCTGTTCCAGAGGAACTCATCAAAGCTGCCCGCCTTCTTTCGGAGAACTGGAAGCCATCTGCTAACGACCTCGATGGTGGCTACGCGGCTGACGTTCAACACTTGAAGGACACCTTCTTGTACAAGAACAATGACACCAACATGATGCCTCCCATGCTTCAGTACGACTCAGGCTTGATCAAACCTGTCCTCGAGCCGCCGTCTGCATTTCGATACAGTGAAAATGAGACTGATGTCCCTGAGCATGTAgttgacaaggacaagaaccTACACAAGAGAGCTAGTTCAAACTGGTGGATGGCTACAATCTCTCAGAGGGGTTCCAGCCCTTTTGCTCCGTCTGGCTATCAAGTCTGGCGCGATGTCAAAGACTTTG GCGACGGAGTTGCTGATGATACAGATGCAATTAACAAGGCCATCTCGAGTGGTGGTCGATGTGGCGGGGGAAAGTGCACAGGAAGTACGATCTACCCAGCAACTGTATACTTCCCTCCTGGTACATACAAAGTCAGTTCTTCTATCATTCAGTACTATAACACGGAAATGGTTGGTAAC CCACTCGATCTTCCTACCATTATCGCGGCACCAAGCTTTGTTGGTCTCGGTGTTATCACTTCAAAC GTTTATACGGGAGAGACCTCTGAATG GTACCTGAATCAGAACAACTTTCTTCGGAGTGTCCGCAACTTCATCATTGACGTCCGCCCAACACCTGCCAACGCGCAAGTCTGTGCAATTCACTGGCAAGTTGCGCAAGGCACTTCACTCGAGAACATCCACTTTTACATGACAAAGTTCAAGGATGACCCCAAGACAACGCAGCAG GGCATCTACATGGAGAACGGGAGTGGTGGCTTCCTTTCCGACTTATACTTTGTCGGAGGAAAGTTCGG AGCGTACATGGGCAATCAGCAGTTCACGGCCAGTGGTCTTTACTTCGAAGAGGCCGAGACGGCTATTCAGATCCATTGGGATTGGGGATGGACCATGCAGAACATTGTCGTTGACAACTGCAACACTGGTCTCACCATTGTTGGTGGCGCAGGAGGG CCTATGAGTACTGGTCAGGGAATCGGCTCTCTTCACTTGACCGACCTACGCTTCCATTACGTCAAAGTCGCAGTCTCAACCTCTGTCATGTCCGACAACTCAACCGCTTTGCTACTCAGTAATTCGGGCTTTTACAACGTCGACACCATCGTCAAAGACACCTTCAAGAACCAGGTGCTGCTTCGTGGCGGGAAAGGAACTGTGAATGTCGACACTTGGGGTTTCGGCAGAGTCACCAGCGCCAACGGTACGACCGCCTTCCACAATGGAGCTAATCTCGACAGCCCAGTGAGAAACGATTCCCTCGTGACTGGCGGACGAAAGCAGTTCTTCACTCGGCGGCGTCCAAAGTATGATGACCTAGGCTTCAGTCAGATCCTCGATGCGAAAGCGTATGGTGCCAAGGGTGATGGCAAGACTGATGACACAGCTGTTCTGAAACACCTCTTTTCGGCTGCCGCCAACATGTCTGCGATTGTATATGTTCCATTTGGTGTATATATCATCACAGACACTGTTGAAATTCCAGTTGGTTCGCGGGTTATCGGGCAGGCTTGGCCCCAGATCATGGCTACTGGCTCCAAGTTTGCAGACGCCCTCAAGCCTCGTGTCGCAGTTCGTGTAGGCCTTCCAGGCCAGGTTGGTGTTGTCGAGATCCAAAatatgatgatgacggtcAAGGGAGCTACGGCTGGTGCCATCATGATGGAGTGGAATGTACACGAGTCTGGCCAAGGCTCGGCAGGTCTATGGG ATACCCACTTCAGAGTTGGAGGTGCCGCGGGAACAGATCTCACAGTCAAGGACTGCCCCAAGCTATCTGGAAAGGTCAATCCAAACTGTGTCGCCGCGTCCCTTATGCTTCACCTGACTCCCGACTCTTCCGGTTACTTCGAGAACGTCTGGATGTGGACAGCAGATCATGACTTTGATACTGCCGACCAGACCCAAGTTGACATCTACGTTGGACGAGGGATGCTCATCGAGAGCAAAGGTCCAACATGGCTGTGGGGTACATCCGTTGAACACTGCGTGTTGTACCAATACCAACTATCTAGTGCTCAGAACGTTGTTATGGGCCTTATTCAGACCGAAACTCCCTACTTTCAATCCTTTCCAGAAGCGCCAGCGCCTTTCAAACCAGGCGCTTTCCCTAACGATCCTGAGTTCCACAACTGTACCAAGACCTCCAAATCTTGTGCTATGGCCTGGGCTTTACGCATCATTGACTCCTCGGCAGTCCACGTTCTGAGTGCTGGTCTTTACTCCTTCTTCAACCGTTACGACCAGACATGTCTGAACTCTGGGAGGCACGACTGCCAGGATAAGATCTTCTATACGGAGCAGAGCTACGATGTCTGGGTCCAGAATCTCGTCACGCTCGGCAGTATCGAGATGGTCAGTCCCCTCAATGGAGTTCCCACGCTGGGCAAGCCAAACAGAAACGGGTTTGCTTCTTCGAttctggcttggcttggaggTTCGAAGAACATCACTGGACAGCGCAACTTCGAGGGCTACAGGATCCATTCCGAAAACACGCTTGACATTGACAGATTCCCTGAGGCCTGCCAGAATGCGCTTACTGCTCTGGTGCGATGCGACAACTATACAGATGAATGGACGATACCCTCATACCATGGAATCCTCCCCAGGGACGTTGATGTCGAGTCTGTCTGCGACCAGGGCTGTGCACGATCTATATCGGACTGGCGCTCAGCTGTTGATACCTACTGCGGTAATGCTACATGGCATAATGGTGCCGCAGCAGGTGTCTTGGGTTCTTTTGTCTCACAGGGTATCAACGAGACATGCCAAATCGACAAGAAGACTGGTAAATACTGCAACG ATATCATCTACAACTTCACACTTTCTGAGAGTATCGACAAAATGCCAACCAACGAACTATGTTCCGACTGCTACGTCGGCCGGCTCAAGATGATGCAAGCCAGTCCTTTCTCCTACTACAACAGAGACCCTTTTTATGaggatgctctcaagaaagCAGTCAAGCGATGCTCCCTGTCCAACGTACCCACTACCACCAAAGATTCTCCCTTTCCATCAGAAACCTCCGAGCCACCCTTTTGTCTTTCTGAGGTCACGCACACGACCAAAGCCGGTGACACCTGTGACTCTCTAGCTCTCAAGTACAGCGTCTCTTCCgcagccatcttcatcggtAACCCAGCTATACTCAACTGCACCGACATGGTGGAGGGCGTGTCTATCTGCCTGCCGCTCCAGTGTAAGACATACAAGCTGCAGGAAAGGGACACGTGTATGTCAGTCGCCTATTTCGCAGGCATTCAGCAGGATGACATCCGTCTGCTCAACCCCTGGGTTCATGAGCTTTGTGGGAATCTCCAGTCCGCCACTAATATTCTCGGTAGAGTCATCTGCATTACGCCACCCGGCGGAGAGTATGATCACGACGTCAACACCACTAATTCAGACCCGGCATACTCTGAGTACGCTGACAAGGCTGTTCCTCCTCCCAGTGGTGCTACTCTCGCTACAAATACGACTGAAGGCTGCGGGAGATGGTATACAGTTCAGAAGGGTGATGACTGCGCTCGAGTGCTAGTCCAGTATCACATCAGTCTTCCTCTCTTCATACAGGCCAATCCTTCAGTTTCTGAAGGCAGCTGTACCGCGGATCTTGTGCCAGGTCGAACGTACTGTGTCGGTCCTACCAAGGAAGTCTTGACACAAAAGCTTAAGCCCATCCCTCCGCATACACGTTTCGGTTGCTTTGCCCGCGAGGCGGATACTACCAATCGCTCAGTCCTGACTCTAGCCGACGCACAGCACGTCAAGCCCATGTCCATCGTGGCTTGCCAGTCTTACTGTTTACTACAGGGTTGGACCGTTTGGGGAATCCAGAACGGCGACTCGTGTTTCTGCGACAATCAGCTCCGTATGGATAGTCAGATCATTGACGATTCCAAGTGCAACATCCACTGCAATGGTAACACTACAAACAGTTGCGGCGGTAAGGATGCTATTGAAGTGTTTGGGGATCAGGATATGTTGCGTGTTCAGTACGCTAGTCTGGGCTGCTACTCGTGGAGCAAGCAGGCTATACGTGGTACTACAGGTGGCGACACTATAGAGTCTCCCGATGAGATGTCTGTTGACGCGTGCGCAAGTCTGTGCACCGTGACTAAGAAATCTGACTTCTTTGCTCTCTGGGAGGGCAAACTCTGCACTTGCGGAAGGGAAATGACACCTGGCGCTAAGACGACTAGTATGGATGAATGCAATGTAGCATGTAGCGGTCAGCTAGGGGACATCTGTGGTGGAAAAGGAGTGGCTGAGGTCTTTacaaccaagaccaagaatgTTGTAGCTAGCTAA
- a CDS encoding related to chitinase yields MMLTKRPYRLLMLLFFTVLLFSVAVSAAECSKTKLCATGCCSSAGYCGTTKDHCGKGCLSTCDFKLECDKSNPCKGNACCSKYGHCGLGPDFCGKDCVAGCDAKGECDPGGFGTKFANHTKCPLNVCCSKHGYCGTTKDFCGKKTVNRPSCSAKGPMRRVVGYIEGWASTRSCDSFKPSNIPDGVYTHINFAFASIDPKTFQIVPASSKDPALYRELTRKKKIDPKLKVFIAIGGWAFNDPGPTVTTFSDIARSDANQRTFIKSLISFMATYGFDGVDIDWEYPAADDREGREEDFVNLPKFLSNIKSALKQSGERNGLSIAIPASYWYLQHFDLEKISKYVDHFNVMSYDFHGAWDTPKSWLGNHLNSHTNLTEIKEAFDLLWRNDVDPDQVNMGLAFYARTFTASSSSCMSPGCLFDAGGPAEPCTDAVGVMSNPEIMRKLGGKIGSGDLDKTAAVKTLKFGTTWLTYDDVDTWKLKLDFARSQCLGGAMVWAISQDTSDGKFSKQLQEATGYKSKGITTFNSTKSLGGGVFIETTESEANADVSDEQCRWTNCGETCPSGWTTVPRKDPYRTSPKEIMTDRTGCNGNGSRTFCCPGKDEPFCQWLFHNNGACNPGCPYDNMVEVASLKLTCDSGKAQVACCRGDTKALDVYRQYKWYGKESKCATDVGQKLCGWSSKFNSPFVESWSGSGAQSCYSSEGKQGSRPLCEDTRDETKPHFSNCIWSDNHFMSRKDIASTGTCNSNCPKGMVKVTLDSKENACGKGTSAYCCDITASYDFTDIDDDDMEAVIKEWTEHPTCANLTGLEGDKLSSRSLDNIAQDASEQLSGFAKRQGLHRVPPSKAIVLIVQKLMELPKSSRATRKIQALITKYFVPIWPHLTGAYIAGRLWELRDDVSTLLAAWNFVCNMDAEEELAKEKDEGTGSSTDLLMCHIPSLDTYDPGSLEDPRDQPDTSEVADIFDHIGELGGISDLIFPFNEMKWSSEWSEDSALEERAPGTGKPRPFKALCPDKTTFYEYKSEPYRNGDKGEALANLNGDHKMYYVNTYNGDCFSCTIEDDGKPNDGKKWVSEHILELQTINMFIEYSMGVKRKLKDRRTDFNILIKAPVKPKEFADLPCSLWMVEFEKGFPAWNKIYSDTPRVSLFTLLGSINNAVHMVNTESKFNGHKARIWNFNEPVANGKWNKRYASLTKKAALHAFEQLQLVEQVFGYLTKPAVKKKLQASYKDVKDFLDDFEELYRKEHPKTPVLNLSKMWTIFMRDVTGLMQQWTKDWVKYRADEMVKKWLVEYNAREAAVAAAHGKAAGLQSKAVSLREEAKKILEDAKKHQSLHAAFIDVFDPIFMFQ; encoded by the exons ATGATGTTGACGAAACGTCCTTACCGGCTTTTAATGCTGTTATTTTTCACTGTTCTACTCTTCTCAGTCGCTGTATCTGCAGCCGAATGCAGCAAGACGAAGCTCTGCGCAACTGGTTGCTGTAGTAGTGCAGGCTATTGCGGTACTACAAAGGACCATTGCGGCAAAGGCTGTCTGAGCACTTGCGACTTCAAGCTCGAGTGCGACAAGAGCAACCCGTGCAAAGGCAATGCATGCTGTTCCAAGTATGGTCATTGCGGACTAGGCCCAGACT TTTGTGGAAAGGACTGCGTTGCTGGCTGTGACGCCAAGGGTGAGTGTGATCCGGGCGGCTTTGGCACAAAGTTTGCCAACCATACCAAGTGTCCACTCAATGTCTGCTGTTCGAAGCATGG TTACTGCGGTACTACCAAGGATTTCTGCGGAAAAAAGACCGTCAATCGTCCATCCTGCTCTGCAAAGGGCCCCATGCGAAGAGTAGTCGGATACATCGAAGGATGGGCTTCTACACGATCCTGCGACAGCTTCAAGCCCTCCAACATCCCCGACGGCGTCTACACTCACATAAACTTTGCCTTTGCCAGCATCGACCCAAAGACCTTCCAGATCGTACCAGCGTCCAGCAAAGATCCAGCTTTATACCGCGAATTGAcacgcaagaagaagatcgaccCCAAGTTGAAGGTCTTTATCGCCATTGGCGGTTGGGCCTTCAATGACCCAGGCCCGACCGTTACAACCTTCTCTGACATTGCTCGTTCTGATGCAAACCAGAGGACCTTCATTAAGTCGCTCATCTCGTTCATGGCTACTTACGGCTTTGATGGTGTCGACATTGACTGGGAATACCCGGCTGCCGATGATCGCGAAGGACGAGAGGAAGACTTTGTTAATCTTCCCAAGTTCCTGAGCAACATCAAGAGTGCCCTCAAGCAGAGCGGAGAGCGTAATGGTCTAAGCATCGCAATCCCTGCTTCCTACTGGTATCTCCAGcactttgatcttgagaagataTCCAAGTATGTTGACCACTTCAACGTCATGTCGTATGACTTCCATGGTGCTTGGGATACTCCCAAGTCATGGCTTGGCAACCATCTCAACTCTCACACCAACCTGACGGAGATCAAGGAGGCCTTCGATCTGCTCTGGCGCAACGATGTCGACCCTGATCAAGTCAACATGGGACTCGCATTCTATGCACGCACCTTTACCGCATCCAGCAGCAGCTGCATGTCTCCCGGTTGTCTCTTCGATGCAGGTGGTCCTGCGGAGCCCTGCACTGACGCTGTCGGTGTCATGTCCAACCCTGAGATTATGCGCAAGCTGGGGGGCAAGATTGGATCAGGAGATCTGGACAAGACTGCCGCTGTCAAGACTCTCAAGTTTGGTACTACATGGCTGACTTACGATGATGTCGACACCTGGAAGCTCAAACTGGACTTTGCTCGCAGTCAGTGCCTTGGTGGCGCCATGGTCTGGGCCATTAGCCAAGACACATCTGATGGCAAGTTCTCGAAGCAACTGCAGGAGGCAACGGGATACAAGTCCAAGGGTATCACCACGTTCAACAGCACCAAGTCACTTGGAGGGGGTGTCTTTATTGAGACCACAGAGAGCGAAGCCAATGCCGATGTCAGCGACGAGCAATGCCGATGGACAAACTGCGGAGAAACATGTCCAAGCGGATGGACAACAGTACCAAGGAAAGATCCCTACCGAACCAGCCCCAAGGAGATCATGACGGACAGGACTGGCTGCAACGGCAATGGTTCACGGACATTCTGCTGTCCAGGAAAAGATGAGCCCTTCTGTCAGTGGCTTTTCCACAACAATGGAGCCTGCAACCCTGGATGTCCGTACGACAATATGGTTGAGGTGGCGTCACTCAAACTTACATGTGATAGCGGCAAAGCCCAGGTCGCCTGCTGCAGAGGCGACACCAAGGCTCTAGATGTCTATCGTCAGTACAAATGGTATGGCAAGGAGTCTAAGTGCGCTACCGATGTTGGACAAAAGCTATGCGGGTGGAGTAGCAAGTTCAATTCACCCTTTGTTGAGAGTTGGAGCGGTAGTGGAGCCCAATCATGCTATAGTAGCGAAGGTAAGCAGGGATCGAGGCCACTCTGCGAAGATACCAGAGACGAGACCAAGCCGCACTTCTCCAATTGCATATGGTCGGACAACCACTTCATGAGCCGCAAAGATATTGCCTCGACGGGTACATGCAACAGTAATTGTCCTAAAGGCATGGTCAAGGTGACTCTGGATTCCAAAGAAAACGCGTGCGGCAAAGGTACTTCGGCCTACTGTTGCGACATTACAGCCTCTTACGACTTCACTGAtatcgatgatgacgacaTGGAAGCCGTGATCAAAGAATGGACCGAACATCCGACATGTGCCAATCTGACTGGGCTCGAAGGGGACAAGCTCTCATCGCGCTCTCTAGACAACATCGCTCAGGATGCTAGTGAGCAGTTGTCTGGCTTTGCCAAACGTCAAGGCCTTCATAGAGTGCCTCCTTCAAAGGCTATCGTACTAATAGTCCAAAAGCTTATGGAACTTCCAAAGAGCTCCCGCGCGACTAGGAAGATACAGGCGCTGATAACCAAGTATTTCGTCCCCATTTGGCCACATCTTACTGGCGCCTACATCGCAGGAAGGCTGTGGGAGCTCAGAGACGATGTCTCGACTTTGTTGGCAGCCTGGAACTTCGTCTGCAATATGGATGCAGAAGAGGAATTGGCCAAAGAGAAAGACGAGGGCACAGGGAGCTCAACGGATCTCCTCATGTGCCACATCCCATCGCTCGACACTTACGATCCTGGATCGCTGGAAGATCCACGCGACCAGCCAGATACTTCTGAAGTCGCGGACATCTTTGACCATATTGGCGAACTTGGCGGTATCAGCGACTTGATATTCCCATTCAACGAAATGAAATGGTCATCCGAATGGAGTGAGGACAGTGCCCTTGAGGAGAGGGCTCCAGGAACTGGAAAACCCCGTCCCTTCAAAGCTCTATGTCCCGATAAGACGACATTTTACGAATATAAATCAGAGCCGTACAGGAATGGAGACAAGGGAGAAGCGTTGGCCAATCTCAACGGCGATCACAAAATGTATTATGTCAACACTTATAACGGTGATTGCTTCTCTTGCACTATCGAGGATGACGGCAAACCAAACGATGGCAAGAAATGGGTTT CTGAGCATATTCTGGAGCTTCAAACAATCAACATGTTTATCGAATACTCAATGGGCGTCAAGAGGAAACTAAAGGACCGCAGAACCGATTTCAACATCTTGATTAAAGCACCAGTTAAACCCAAAGAGTTTGCCGACTTGCCTTGTTCCTTGTGGATGGTAGAGTTTGAGAAGGGCTTCCCAGCGTGGAATAAGATATATTCAGATACCCCTAGGGTATCTTTGTTCACACTGCTTGGCTCAATAAACAATGCCGTTCATATGGTCAACACCGAGTCCAAGTTTAACGGTCATAAGGCTAGG ATTTGGAATTTCAATGAGCCTGTAGCAAACGGCAAATGGAACAAACGGTATGCTTCTTTAACGAAGAAAGCCGCCCTACACGCATTTGAACAGCTTCAGCTA GTTGAGCAGGTCTTCGGTTACCTCACAAAACCAGCcgtaaagaagaagctccaggCTTCTTATAAGGACGTAAAGGATTTCCTGGACGACTTTGAGGAGCTCTACCGAAAGGAACATCCCAAAACTCCAGTTTTGAATCTCTCCAAAATGTGGACCATTTTCATGCGGGATGTGACTGGGCTGATGCAACAGTGGACCAAAGACTGGGTAAAATATCGTGCCGATGAGATGGTGAAAAAATGGCTCGTTGAGTATAACGCGAGAGAAGCGGCAGTCGCAGCAGCTCATGGCAAGGCGGCAGGGCTGCAGTCCAAGGCTGTCTCCCTCCGggaggaagcaaagaaaaTCCTGGAAGACGCCAAAAAGCATCAAAGCTTGCACGCTGCTTTCATTGATGTATTCGACCCCATCTTCATGTTTCAGTAA
- a CDS encoding related to beta transducin-like protein yields the protein MRLVNTKTIQLEFLTDDNVPEYAILSHTWEQEEVLFHDMGRESAKSKKGYAKLESCCRVARENGFEYIWDDTCCIDKTSSAELSEAINSMYRYYQEASICYVYLADISTVSEISNSRWFTRGWTLQELIAPSSMIFFDKDWRELGTKKSLVQVLSQRTNITESILCDSEELETTSIAQRMSWAADRVTTRKEDGAYSLMGIFGINMPLLYGEGDKAFYRLQEEIMRVSDDHSLFAWNATGARGGLLAPTPSAFKSSGDIIPWNPFTPYNSPFTTTNKGVHMEAPFIAQDTSGRGLCVLHCTRIGTRDKLIAVHLRDLFLTMEHFERCRTHELEWVDLDSFNLTKYPVRSLCIRLHLPSISRSAKRREWQTDTLSDASTVVEHNAPSSLSEAAKTGDSGSIWYLLAQPPSATRDDQARSAICLAARGGHERVVSQLLARRDTSALVTDSEGRTALSHAAECGQEAIVRSILSSAKIHPDTRDIHGLTALWYAVYRRHRDCAKLLLQKGSVSGNVGGSGMNQTALWHAVSAGDLELVKLLLQSKALQSTGGEPALCAAVSHQHPAIAELLLQHGVDPNERDSKRRSPLHIACRQDNHEIVALLMRYGVNNDVLDSSGKTELAFATLRGNVAMVKVLLENGANPRAKCANGKTAAAYATGQEMKSLIGNQRWYKTLLDRTSTNRSALS from the coding sequence ATGCGActcgtcaacaccaaaacCATCCAGCTCGAGTTCCTCACCGACGACAATGTGCCCGAATACGCCATCCTCTCCCATACGTGGGAGCAAGAAGAGGTTCTCTTCCACGACATGGGACGTGAGAGCGCCAAATCGAAAAAGGGCTATGCTAAGCTCGAGAGCTGCTGTCGCGTAGCGCGAGAGAATGGCTTTGAGTATATCTGGGACGACACCTGCTGCATTGATAAGACGAGCAGCGCAGAACTGAGTGAAGCAATCAATTCTATGTATCGTTATTATCAAGAGGCTAGCATTTGTTATGTGTACCTCGCAGACATTTCTACCGTCTCTGAGATCTCCAATAGTAGATGGTTTACCAGAGGATGGACGCTCCAAGAGCTCATTgcaccaagctcaatgatcttcttcgacaaagaCTGGCGTGAGTTGGGTACCAAGAAAAGCCTAGTACAGGTTCTCTCACAAAGGACAAACATAACGGAATCTATTCTCTGCGACAGCGAAGAGCTAGAGACGACAAGCATCGCACAGAGAATGTCGTGGGCGGCCGACCGAGTCACCACGCGAAAGGAAGACGGCGCATATTCTCTCATGGGTATCTTTGGGATCAACATGCCGCTCCTCTACGGCGAAGGCGACAAGGCCTTCTATCGTCTTCAAGAGGAGATCATGCGCGTATCTGACGATCACAGTCTCTTCGCTTGGAACGCCACCGGTGCTCGCGGCGGGTTACTTGCACCGACACCATCTGCGTTCAAAAGCTCAGGCGATATAATCCCTTGGAATCCGTTCACGCCGTATAATAGTCCGTTCACGACTACTAATAAGGGGGTGCACATGGAGGCGCCATTCATTGCGCAGGATACTTCGGGGAGGGGCCTTTGTGTTCTTCATTGTACGAGGATTGGGACGAGGGATAAGTTGATTGCGGTTCATTTGAGGGATTTGTTTTTGACGATGGAGCATTTTGAGAGGTGTAGGACTCATGAGCTGGAGTGGGTTGACTTGGACAGCTTTAACCTCACAAAGTACCCCGTGCGATCTCTATGTATCCGGCTTCATCTCCCATCGATCTCCCGAAGTGCAAAGCGAAGAGAATGGCAGACTGATACACTTTCCGATGCCAGTACAGTCGTTGAGCATAACGCTCCGTCGTCACTTTCAGAAGCTGCTAAAACAGGAGATTCTGGGTCAATATGGTACCTACTGGCTCAACCCCCATCTGCAACAAGGGACGACCAGGCTCGCTCAGCAATTTGTCTCGCTGCGCGTGGTGGCCATGAGCGCGTTGTGAGTCAGCTGTTGGCAAGAAGAGACACATCTGCTCTCGTCACCGACAGTGAAGGCCGAACTGCGCTCTCCCACGCTGCAGAGTGCGGCCAAGAAGCTATCGTCAGATCCATCTTGTCCAGCGCCAAAATCCACCCTGACACAAGGGATATACACGGACTAACAGCGCTATGGTACGCGGTTTATCGCAGACACAGAGACTGCGCAAAACTACTTCTCCAGAAAGGTTCGGTCTCTGGCAATGTCGGCGGTAGTGGTATGAACCAAACCGCCCTCTGGCACGCTGTGTCCGCTGGCGATCTCGAACTAGTGAAACTCCTCCTTCAGAGCAAGGCACTCCAATCCACTGGCGGCGAACCAGCTCTTTGCGCAGCCGTGTCCCACCAACACCCCGCCATAGCtgaactcctcctccaacACGGCGTCGACCCCAACGAACGAGATTCCAAGCGACGATCTCCGCTGCATATAGCGTGTAGACAAGATAACCACGAGATAGTAGCTCTGCTCATGAGATACGGCGTCAATAACGACGTGCTGGACTCCTCAGGGAAGACAGAACTTGCGTTTGCGACGTTGAGGGGTAATGTGGCGATGGTCAAGGTGTTATTGGAGAATGGGGCGAATCCGAGGGCTAAGTGTGCGAATGGAAAGACGGCGGCGGCATATGCGACGGGGcaggagatgaagagcttAATTGGGAATCAGAGGTGGTATAAGACGTTGCTTGATAGGACGAGTACGAATCGGTCGGCGTTGTCATGA